Proteins found in one Planococcus citri chromosome 2, ihPlaCitr1.1, whole genome shotgun sequence genomic segment:
- the LOC135836375 gene encoding uncharacterized protein LOC135836375 translates to MTDQIKSIVIKILCIYSCILNISGAQSLSNVKNLGKNEEPITHCENWQFACKNGQCSAKPFICDGLKDCSDGSDETYEQCRNTTSMKCDKNRFQCHYGACIKSEYKCDGLKQCIDGSDESPQMCNLAKNNPKRRRRNTGKSCAVPASSPDKTIAFPCDKNPSQGCAPTTRNAPEYSVATVTCAPGYYGDNADNGPAHVCFNSQWSPKIAKCVKKCDQLNPVNVNFQCFRNGVNIGNCNAKSVLLAGTKLRPSCIPTYKHDNPPSYYEITCDDQGKWDNNLVPCVPECGKPYRGAQLTVYGGNQEPVGGSPWHVAIFNKKKILICGGSIISEKLVLSAAHCFSNGDSCEGTNCVEDFEVAVGKYTNNYAAKDAAYQKIMKIKEIRFPKKGYYGVSTYYASDMAILILRDPITINPAVLPICINWADVKSGKYPSEGELGKVVGWGRTENGTLSTVLRNISLPYISYQRCVDKVNSDFKPFVTFDKFCAGTGNHTGPTLLDGDSGGGLVFEDRGLFYLRGIVSIKQYGSNSVNVFTDLTEHIDWIASVRDEVEKKPKKNQVQVNNVVSFTTVYQTVEAETPIKRAPEEIVQDLQSHEFSSAEEKLQQASDGTYKYIVKKVYDHQIANFELLLSFGESIENPEQKLKIFDALYYEMRTTGHNDTPKLLRLSQSIKKGILDRATGQTATAAQSLFDALCSVTCCRPLDGPVEEIFSAFLNDNSWPSVQQLSSDMSENCYQTLVSIYDKAIERLWGKVNLIDILNRAENNLKHLDERMVIHQKIFVKLLREGTLQSNSAILLARHMKSVQDDSAYKNVNSERRSQYEAVKNRLPSTVLHMVFQNYVCIRNIAYKEYLGIDENYKYKNQDQHLVFTFMGGYAKRGHLDLWKITFTGDTQVTIQSGISAFMKCTDETYDPHGRYVFASPATYSDRNARWNLEFDKAGLFIKNDQYNEYIHSDANNSKDSKRYLAAGIGWGRVDDGSWEITDCTNP, encoded by the exons ATGACTGACCAAATCAAAAGCattgttattaaaattttgtgtatTTATTCATGCATATTAAATATCTCAG gAGCGCAATCGTTAtcaaacgttaaaaatttgggaaaaaatgaagagcCAATCACTCATTGTGAGAA TTGGCAATTTGCATGCAAAAATGGCCAATGCTCTGCTAAACCATTCATTTGCGACGGATTAAAAGATTGCTCAGATGGAAGTGACGAAACATACGAACAATGCCGAAATACAACATCAATGAA ATGTGACAAGAATCGCTTTCAATGTCATTATGGAGCATGTATCAAGAGTGAATACAAATGCGATGGTCTTAAACAATGCATAGATGGATCCGATGAATCGCCTCAAATGTGTAATCTGGCAAAGAATAACCCCAAGAGGAGGAGACGAAATACAGG caaaTCATGCGCTGTGCCTGCCTCATCACCTGATAAAACCATCGCCTTTCCTTGCGACAAAAATCCATCACAAGGTTGTGCACCAACAACCAGAAATGCTCCTGAATATTCTGTAGCCACAGTCACATGTGCACCAGGTTATTACGGAGATAATGCAGATAATGGTCCAGCCCATGTTTGTTTCAACTCTCAATGgtcgccaaaaattgctaaatgcGTAA aaaaatgtgaCCAATTGAATCCTGTGAatgttaattttcaatgtttccgCAACGGAGTAAACATCGGAAATTGCAATGCAAAATCAGTATTACTGGCCGGCACCAAACTGCGCCCATCATGTATACCAACCTATAAACATGATAACCCTCCGAGTTATTATGAGATAACATGTGATGACCAGGGCAAATGGGATAATAATCTGGTTCCATGCGTTCCTG AATGTGGAAAGCCATATAGAGGGGCTCAGCTCACTGTGTACGGAGGAAATCAAGAGCCAGTTGGCGGATCTCCATGGCATGTAgcgattttcaacaaaaagaaaatattgatTTGTGGGGGTTCAATTATCTCCGAGAAATTAGTACTATCAG cgGCGCATTGCTTCAGTAATGGTGACAGTTGCGAAGGAACTAACTGCGTTGAAGATTTTGAGGTGGCTGTTGGAAAATATACGAATAATTACGCAGCAAAGGATGCTGCGTATCAAAAGATAATGAAG ATAAAAGAAATACGTTTTCCAAAGAAAGGTTATTATGGTGTATCCACCTATTATGCATCAGATATGGCAATTCTAATTCTTAGAGACCCAATCACCATCAACCCAGCAGTTCTGCCAATATGTATCAACTGGGCTGACGTGAAAAGTGGCAAATATCCTTCTGAAGGCGAACTGGGAAAG GTAGTTGGTTGGGGAAGAACTGAAAATGGCACCCTCAGCACAGTTTTAAGGAACATTAGTTTACCTTATATTAGTTACCAACGTTGCGTAGACAAGGTGAACAGcgatttcaaaccatttgtAACATTCGATAAGTTTTGCGCTGGTACAGGAAATCACACAG GTCCAACTTTACTGGATGGAGATAGTGGTGGAGGTTTAGTATTCGAAGACAGAGGTTTATTCTACCTTCGAGGTATCGTGAGCATAAAGCAGTATGGGTCAAATTCCGTCAATGTATTTACTGATTTAACCGAACACATTGACTGGATAGCATCAGTGCGGGATGAAGttgagaaaaaaccaaaaaagaatCAAGTCCAGGTCAACAATGTTGTTTCTTTTACAACTGTTTATCAG ACAGTTGAAGCTGAAACTCCAATAAAACGTGCACCCGAAGAGATAGTACAAGATTTACAATCGCACGAGTTTTCATCAGCAGAGGAAAAGCTCCAACAGGCCAGCGATGGTACATACAAATACATCGTTAAGAAAGTCTACGACCATCAAATTGCCAACTTCGAGTTACTGCTCAGTTTTGGCGAGTCTATTGAAAACCCcgaacaaaaactgaaaattttcgacgCCTTGTACTACGAAATGAGAACCACTGGCCATAATGATACTCCAAAACTACTTCGACTCAGCCAAAGCATCAAGAAAGGAATTCTAGACCGAGCCACGGGTCAAACCGCCACTGCAGCGCAATCACTTTTCGACGCATTGTGCTCAGTGACCTGTTGCAGGCCCCTAGATGGACCGGTTGAAGAAATATTCTCAGCTTTCCTCAATGACAATTCGTGGCCCTCAGTCCAACAACTCAGTTCCGATATGAGTGAAAACTGTTACCAAACTTTAGTCAGTATTTATGATAAAGCAATCGAAAGACTTTGGGGCAAAGTCAACCTCATCGACATCTTAAACAGAGCAGAAAATAATCTGAAACATTTAGACGAACGAATGGTCATCCATCAGAAGATATTCGTCAAGCTTCTCAGAGAGGGCACCTTGCAGAGCAATTCAGCGATATTGCTAGCTCGCCATATGAAATCAGTACAGGATGATTCGGCGTACAAAAACGTCAATTCGGAGAGACGATCTCAATACGAAGCTGTGAAAAACAGACTACCGTCAACTGTATTACATATGGTATTCCAAAATTATGTCTGTATAAGAAACATCGCATACAAAGAATATCTCGGTATAGATGAAAATTACAAGTATAAAAATCAAGATCAACATCTCGTATTCACATTCATGGGTGGTTATGCTAAACGTGGCCACCTTGATTTATGGAAAATCACTTTTACCGGTGATACCCAGGTCACCATCCAAAGTGGCATTAGTGCATTTATGAAATGTACAGATGAAACTTATGATCCACATGGCAGGTATGTCTTTGCATCTCCGGCCACTTACTCGGACAGGAACGCGAGATGGAATCTCGAGTTTGACAAGGCTggactttttattaaaaatgaccaATACAACGAGTATATTCATTCTGATGCAAATAATAGCAAAGACAGCAAACGTTACTTGGCAGCAGGTATTGGTTGGGGTCGAGTGGACGACGGTAGCTGGGAAATAACTGATTGTACCAATCCTTAG